The Candidatus Eremiobacteraceae bacterium genome window below encodes:
- a CDS encoding carboxypeptidase-like regulatory domain-containing protein, whose protein sequence is MRHALLAAVCLAALGLTGCPNPNAIGVQKFGTVTATVVLASNNQPVVGALVILNTGPSGNCTTAAGGTCTIVQVPVGPQSVYASAPGLNGPAVPVNVTTENQNYPVTILMYPSS, encoded by the coding sequence ATGCGTCACGCGTTGCTCGCGGCCGTCTGTCTGGCCGCGCTCGGGCTCACGGGCTGCCCCAATCCCAATGCCATCGGTGTGCAGAAATTCGGCACCGTCACGGCGACCGTCGTGCTGGCCAGCAACAACCAGCCGGTGGTCGGCGCGCTCGTCATCCTGAATACCGGGCCGAGCGGGAACTGCACCACAGCTGCCGGCGGAACGTGCACGATCGTCCAAGTGCCGGTCGGCCCGCAGTCCGTGTATGCGTCGGCACCCGGCTTGAACGGTCCGGCGGTGCCGGTCAACGTCACGACGGAGAACCAGAACTACCCCGTCACCATCTTGATGTACCCGTCGAGCTGA
- a CDS encoding DNA-formamidopyrimidine glycosylase family protein, translating to MPELPELELLRATLDKHGAGATILSVVLDPKRAFIIRYPPLEFARELRGKTIAGVQRRGKFLIFSFAGFDKQLIVNPMLGGRFAVCSRAAPSLPSTCFTMQLGKAMDIRFLDSTLMARIYLTADPDNDVPSFAQLGPDALDPDLTYDAFAARLRKHRGELKNALRNQVFVSGIGNAYADEILFAARLRPLRRAGTLDDAQRRALYDAMRTTLRDATEITAQQYADRKHPLHKQDRGFMKIHGRKKTECPRCGHRVSVVHPGGEATYYCRACQV from the coding sequence ATGCCTGAGCTGCCAGAACTCGAGCTGCTGCGCGCCACGCTGGACAAGCACGGCGCGGGCGCCACGATCCTCAGCGTCGTCCTCGATCCGAAACGCGCGTTCATCATCCGGTATCCGCCGCTCGAGTTCGCCCGCGAGCTGCGCGGCAAGACGATCGCCGGCGTGCAGCGGCGCGGGAAATTCCTCATCTTCTCCTTTGCCGGCTTCGACAAGCAGCTCATCGTCAACCCGATGCTCGGCGGCCGGTTCGCGGTGTGCAGTCGAGCGGCCCCGTCGCTGCCATCCACGTGCTTCACCATGCAATTGGGCAAAGCCATGGACATCCGCTTTTTGGATTCGACGCTGATGGCGCGCATCTACCTGACCGCCGATCCTGACAACGACGTGCCGTCGTTCGCGCAGCTGGGTCCTGACGCGCTCGATCCGGATCTGACGTATGACGCGTTCGCCGCCCGGCTGCGCAAACACCGCGGAGAGCTAAAGAACGCGCTGCGCAATCAAGTGTTCGTCTCAGGGATCGGCAACGCGTACGCGGATGAGATCCTCTTCGCGGCGCGGCTACGGCCGCTGCGCCGCGCAGGCACGCTCGACGACGCACAGCGCCGCGCGCTCTACGACGCGATGCGCACGACGCTGCGCGACGCGACGGAGATCACCGCGCAGCAATACGCGGATCGCAAGCATCCGCTGCACAAACAGGACCGCGGCTTCATGAAAATACACGGGCGCAAGAAGACCGAGTGTCCGCGCTGCGGGCACCGCGTCTCGGTGGTGCATCCGGGCGGCGAAGCGACCTACTATTGCCGCGCGTGCCAGGTTTAG